A window of the Cutaneotrichosporon cavernicola HIS019 DNA, chromosome: 6 genome harbors these coding sequences:
- the UBA1 gene encoding uncharacterized protein (Ubiquitin-activating enzyme e1 C-terminal domain), whose protein sequence is MPQVNGSSTPRTGIPTPKGSRLRPQVAVGTPTPLRVPAPVTPVTPDTPSRPAASRVVRSSRPSLTTRPSPPASFPSTVSPTTKLERPPSRTSTPKRVASPARSVARKKSITQLQEPTPPLPSAAPASQPYAPPALSHQSTPPTPPLPTPVVEPPPKPPRNARRADPHAQPPELQTSELDVLKARLESLQTQYRVLQTEHARCAPRVARVPNLPAGVSADKVLELLYDRATLGAIVHAMPREQRTSLLGVMAEACRPSDIQAQIDVLEQLKECRSGVLGRMDDKLVTCAIQFLPRGDILNLRLVSKRYDRLASLPAVWRPMCKELEATWDGTIDLSNYGLEEDGDCGSYDDTIRIWHLPYAVTSAKAVPPPQVIPAKSVSSLDYYAPEQVLVTGSHDVGRATLWRQIDGEWKADRILSGHLHGTRAVAINAQWMISVGSDKAIVVWDWRSGSKVVRFGQQTNVCIGMNLLDNFIITATVDGVIRSFSIQKREMLGSFKLSDLAARQPEYASKLKDVGVGALGMLTWFEAEGRFMACATKDIVIRLAWDWATSEEQQEMEDGVPSSLSPSKDASVAPLRPRLSAGVAGSPRPQSPAAPRRAAASPVHKATATATATGSKLIDTLTNVSDDVAATSGTASKYAFMRPPRIVEILDITGTERGAFEAGRVRIITSRRLSVKAGAERRVIVGTERLGENGDPTMKLVSLGGKWDTQGREAGLHIAAKNPMSLALDHDKLVYGCTDGSIVVAGFVGADGVVKPNSNPMPSKPAPRKSNKRSP, encoded by the exons ATGCCCCAGGTGAACGGCTCGTCAACACCTAGAACAGGCATACCCACTCCCAAGGGGAGCCGCTTACGGCCCCAAGTGGCGGTGGGTACGCCGACGCCATTACGCGTGCCAGCGCCAGTGACGCCAGTGACGCCTGACACGCCCAGTAGGCCGGCGGCATCACGCGTTGTccgctcgtcgcggcccaGTCTCACCACGCGCCCTTCACCCCCTGCCTCGTTTCCCAGTACAGTCTCTCCGACAACCAAGCTCGAGAGGCCGCCCAGTCggacgagcacgccgaAGCGCGTCGCATCGCCAGCCAGATCTGTTGCGAGGAAGAAGTCCATCACCCAGCTCCAAGAACCAACACCACCGCTGCCGTCTGCCGCTCCTGCATCACAGCCATACGCCCCTCCCGCACTATCACATCAATCCACCCCGCCCACCCCACCGCTTCCCACGCCCGTGGTGGAGCCACCACCGAAACCGCCCCGCAATGCGCGTAGAGCCGATCCTCACGCGCAACCACCCGAG CTCCAGACGTCGGAGCTAGACGTGCTCAAGGCGCGGCTGGAATCTCTCCAGACGCAGTACCGCGTCCTCCAGACCGAGCATGCGCGGTGTGCACCGCGCGTTGCGCGTGTCCCGAACCTTCCGGCGGGCGTGAGTGCCGacaaggtcctcgagctACTGTATGACCGCGCGACGCTTGGAGCCATTGTACATGCCATGCCGAGGGAACAGCGCACTAGCTTGCTCGGCGTCATGGCTGAGG CATGCCGGCCAAGCGATATTCAAGCGCAGATCGATGTGCTGGAGCAGCTGAAGGAATGCCGATCTGGCGTGCTGGGACGGATGGACGACAAGCTTGTCACCTGTGCCATCCAGTTCCTCCCCAGAGGTGATAtcctcaacctccgccTCGTGTCCAAACGGTATGACCGGTTAGCCTCACTGCCTGCCGTATGGCGCCCAATGTGCAAGGAGTTAGAGGCGACGTGGGACGGTACAATCGATCTCAGCAACTATGGgcttgaggaggatggtgaCTG TGGCTCGTACGATGATAC CATCCGCATCTGGCACCTTCCTTACGCCGTCACGAGCGCGAAGgccgtgccgccgccgcaggTCATTCCCGCCAAGTCGGTGTCGAGTTTGGACTACTACGCTCCAGAGCAGGTGCTCGTGACGGGTTCGCATGATGTCGGGCGGGCCACACTGTGGCGGCAGATCGACGGCGAGTGGAAGGCGGACCGCATCTTGTCTGGCCACCTGCACGGTACGCGTGCTGTTGC TATCAACGCGCAGTGGATGATCTCAGTGGGCTCTGACAAGGCAATCGTCGTCTGGGACTGGCGCAGCGGAAGCAAGGTCGTGCGGTTCGGCCAGCAGACCAACGTCTGCATCGGCATGAACTTGCTGGACAACTTCATCATCACTGCCACAGTCGACGGCGTCATACGCAGCTTCTCGATCCAGAAGCGCGAGATGCTCGGCTCGTTCAAGCTCTCGGACCTGGCGGCCAGGCAGCCCGAGTACGCAtccaagctcaaggacgtcggcgttggcgccTTAGGCATGCTTACGTGGTTCGAGGCAGAGGGCCGCTTCATGGCGTGCGCGACTAAGGACATCGTCATTCGTCTCGCGTGGGACTGGGCGACCTCTGAGGAGCAgcaggagatggaggacgGCGTGCCTTCCTCGCTCAGCCCAAGCAAGGACGCGTCTGTCGCACCTCTGCGTCCACGGCTCAgcgctggcgtcgcgggGTCGCCCAGACCGCAGTCACCTGCGGCACCTCGCCGGGCGGCTGCGAGTCCGGTGCACAAGGcaacggcgacggcgacggcgacgggctCCAAGCTGATAGACACCCTCACGAACGtcagcgacgacgtggcTGCCACAAGTGGGACAGCGAGCAAGTACGCGTTCATGCGGCCGCCACGCATCGTCGAGATCCTCGACATCACGGGCAcggagcgcggcgcgttCGAGGCGGGCCGCGTGCGCATAATCaccagccgccgcctctcAGTCAAGGCCGGTGCAGAGCGCCGCGTAATTGTTGGCACGGAGCGGCTTGGCGAGAATGGGGACCCCACTATGAAGCTTGTATCGCTGGGTGGCAAGTGGGACACGCAGGGCCGTGAGGCGGGACTGCACATCGCTGCCAAGAACCCAATGAGCCTGGCCCTGGACCACGACAAACTTGTT taCGGCTGTACCGACGGATCAatcgtcgtcgcgggcTTTGTGGGCGCAGACGGTGTTGTAAAGCCGAACTCGAACCCCATGCCGAGCAAGCCCGCGCCCCGGAAGAGTAATAAGAGGTCTCCATAG
- a CDS encoding uncharacterized protein (GDP dissociation inhibitor): MTLDSDAFDVVVLGTGLAQSIVAAALAKAGHSVLHLDPNDYYGGEQASLTLDELVAWADQRADSSSSSSPSPSTYVASQRITYSHASATPLTPALEADRRRYSLSLFPSLMPSRGELIDTLITSDVSKYVEFKLLNGVHMASRSGFERVPGSKEDVFKDKSISLPEKRKLMKALMFAAGEFEDDPLLVGKEADPILAFLKSAFGLGDKLVQAIAYALAFADEGEPALPALCRARRYFRSMGRYGPSPFLVGQYGGAGEVAQGFCRACAVFGGTYILGSEGAPSDIVVDKGVSLRIGAHPTPISATHLVAPPGFLEKDKPRVVRTSAHLIAITTCQPPVLKSCGEDGVDDDTAVVVFPPSDGPLVRALVMGEGTGSCPRNQWIVYLSAVSHSDSDPKALLEPYLERIADDVVFVAAYLQHRPEPEPETEGEGAESQSHSMSKANDPAPSPLVVLRPYVGTHTLTEGLDYEAREAARAFRAVCADEFFPTEEEEDEDE; the protein is encoded by the exons ATGAccctcgactcggacgcctttgacgtcgtcgtcctcggcactGGCCTCGCACAGAGCATCGTAGCCGC TGCCCTCGCCAAAGCAGGCCACTCTGTTCTGCATCTCGACCCGAACGACTACTATGGCGGCGAGCAGGCCAGCCTGACCCTCGATGAACTGGTGGCGTGGGCCGACCAGCGTGccgactcgtcctcgtcgtcttcgccatcgccatcgaCATATGTCGCCTCGCAGCGCATCACCTACTCACATGCAAGCGCGACACCTCTAACCCCCGCCCTCGAAGCCGACAGGAGGCGGTATTcgctctccctcttcccgTCCCTCATGCCGTCCCGCggcgagctcatcgacaCGCTCATCACATCGGACGTGTCCAAGTACGTCGAGTTCAAGCTCCTCAATGGCGTCCACATGGCCTCTAGATCAGGATTCGAGCGAGTCCCCGGATCCAAAGAGGACGTGTTCAAGGACAAGAGCATATCCCTCCccgagaagcgcaagctcatGAAGGCACTCATGTTCGCTGCCGGCGAGTTTGAGGACGaccccctcctcgtcggcaaggaggcggaTCCGATCCTGGCCTTTCTAAAATCGGCGTTTGGGCTAggcgacaagctcgtccagGCAATAGCGTACGCCTTGGCTTttgccgacgagggcgagccaGCCCTCCCGGCCCTCTGCAGGGCGAGGCGATACTTCCGCTCCATGGGGCGGTATGGCCCCAGTCCCTTCCTGGTGGGCCAGTACGGCGgggcgggcgaggtcgccCAAGGCTTCTGCCG cgcATGCGCCGTCTTTGGTGGGACGTACATCCTCGGCTCTGAGGGCGCACCGTCTGACATTGTCGTGGACAAAGGCGTGAGCTTGCGCATTGGTGCGCATCCCACCCCCATTAGCGCGAcgcacctcgtcgcacCACCCGGCttcctcgagaaggacaagCCGCGGGTCGTGCGTACAAGTGCTCACCTCATCGCTATCACTACTTGTCAGCCGCCCGTCCTCAAATCTtgtggcgaggacggggtggacgacgacacggcCGTTGTTGTCTTTCCTCCCTCTGATGGACCGCTCGTCCGCGCACTGGTTATGGGCGAGGGCACAGGCTCGTGTCCCCGCAACCAGTGGATCGTGTATCTCTCCGCAGTCTCGCATTCGGATTCGGACCCGaaggcgctcctcgagccgTACCTCGAGCGTATTGcggacgacgtcgtcttcgTGGCCGCGTATCTCCAGCACCGACCTGAGCCGGAGCCGGAGAcagagggagagggcgcCGAGTCCCAGTCCCATTCCATGTCCAAGGCCAATGACCCGGCTCCATCCCCACTGGTCGTCCTCCGCCCGTACGTGGGAACGCACACCCTAACTGAGGGCCTGGACTATGAGGCGCGTGAGGCCGCGCGTGCATTCCGTGCAGTATGCGCTGACGAGTTCTTCccgaccgaggaggaggaggacgaggacgagtaa
- a CDS encoding uncharacterized protein (Amino acid permease) has protein sequence MTPERQPLLPPSEVGVHEPALERNFSFIAALGLAFTLLNTWTAMAAALPVGLQSGGPVVMLYGLILSVLGQTFVAVSLAEVCHVLPMSGGQYDWAYLLAPPKWRRPLSFVVGWLACAGWVTLFAAAAALTQSLFMGVLVLWSDTLPARWHEFALIISFVLASFFLNAFAWPNALAFLLGMLQSTLTTSSFDAVTHLVEEMPQPARNAPMIMVLAPITGGITAWPFMLVLLFCLKSWDGVLGSAIGPVLEIYRQSTESRVGATSLMLINVVAMFFCTQSVLTISSRMVMSFARDRGLANVSRFISPISARLNVPFNSLVFVTAWVIIFALIYLGSTVALNAIMSSAIFFLQLSYAVPLLLLLFRGEAALTDHRPEQGWSLGRWRRPINIVALVFLAVTSTVFLLPPFLPVTAENMNYAVVVFAIVLVMCAVAWFIDGRDNFQGPTEVEERLVAAKAA, from the exons ATGACACCAGAGCGCCAGCcgctccttcccccctcgGAGGTGGGAGTGCATGAACCCGCCCTCGAGCGTAACTTTTCCTTCATCGCGGCCCTCGGACTCGCTTTCACCCTTCTGAACACATGGACGGCCATGGCTGCGGC CCTCCCCGTCGGCCTCCAATCCGGCGGCCCCGTAGTAATGCTCTACGGCCTAATCCTCTCAGTCCTCGGCCAGACCTTTGTCGCCGTCTCCCTCGCCGAAGTATGCCACGTCCTTCCCATGTCCGGCGGCCAGTACGACTGGGCGTacctcctcgcccctcCCAAATGGCGCCGCCCCCTCTCTTTCGTGGTGGGATGGTTAGCCTGCGCAGGCTGGGTCACGCtcttcgccgccgccgccgcactcACCCAAAGCCTATTTATGGGTGTACTCGTGTTATGGTCGGATACATTGCCTGCGCGGTGGCACGAATTCGccctcatcatctcctTTGTCCTCGCGAGCTTTTTCCTCAATGCCTTTGCG TGGCCCAACGCTCTCGctttcctcctcggcatgcTACAGTCTACACTTACCACGTCGTCATTCGACGCCGTCACACACCTCGTTGAGGAGATGCCGCAACCAGCCCGGAACGCACCTATGATCATGGTTCTCGCGCCTATTACTGGTGGTATCACCGCTTGGCCGTTcatgctcgtcctcctgtTCTGTCTCAAGAGCTGGGACGGGGTGTTGGGGTCCGCTATTGGGCCCGTGCTCGAGATCTACCGCCAGTCGACGGAGAGTCGTGTTGGG GCAACCTCACTCATGCTCAtcaacgtcgtcgccatgTTCTTCTGCACGCAAAGCGTGCTAaccatctcctcgcgcaTGGTCATGTCCTTTGCGCGCGACCGCGGCCTCGCAAACGTATCGCGCTTCATCTCCCCCATCTCGGCCCGCCTCAACGTGCCCTTCAACTCGCTCGTCTTCGTAACCGCCTGGGTAATCATCTTCGCGCTCATCT ACCTCGGCTCCACCGTCGCCCTCAACGCAATCATGTCCTCTGCCATCTTTTTCCTACAACTCTCGTACGCCGTaccccttctccttctcctcttccgtGGGGAGGCTGCTCTCACCGACCACCGCCCCGAACAGGGATGGAGCCTCGGCCGCTGGAGGCGTCCCATCAACATCGTCGCCCTGGTGTTCTTGGCCGTTACCAGCACCgtgttcctcctcccgccctTCCTACCCGTCACGGCCGAGAATATGAACTACGCCGTGGTTGTATTCGCCATCGTGTTGGTCATGTGCGCCGTCGCATGGTTTATTGATGGTCGGGACAACTTCCAAGGCCCgaccgaggtcgaggagcgcctcgtcgccgcaAAGGCTGCCTAG
- the HHF1 gene encoding uncharacterized protein (Core component of nucleosome. Nucleosomes wrap and compact DNA into chromatin, limiting DNA accessibility to the cellular machineries which require DNA as a template. Histones thereby play a central role in transcription regulation, DNA repair, DNA replication and chromosomal stability. DNA accessibility is regulated via a complex set of post-translational modifications of histones, also called histone code, and nucleosome remodeling), which produces MSGRGKGGKGLGKGGAKRHRKVLRDNIQGITKPAIRRLARRGGVKRISGLIYEETRGVLKIFLENVIRDSVTYTEHAKRKTVTSLDVVYALKRQGRTLYGFGA; this is translated from the exons ATGTCCGGTCGCGGAAAGGGCGGAAAGGGTCTCGGCAAGGGCGGTGCCAAGCGTCACCGCAAGGTGTTGCGCGACAACATCCA gggTATCACCAAGCCCGCCATCCGCCGTCTCGCCCGCCGTGGCGGTGTCAAGCGTATCTCGGGCCTCATCTACGAGGAGACGCGCGGCGTCCTCAAGATCTTCCTCGAGAACGTCATCCGCGACTCGGTCACTTACACCGAGCACGCAAAGCGCAAGACGGTCACGTCGCTTGATGTCGTCtacgcgctcaagcgccaGGGCCGCACGCTCTACGGTTTCGGCGCGTAA
- a CDS encoding uncharacterized protein (Belongs to the glycosyl hydrolase 31 family) yields the protein MVTVERELSGFKPAQPGPPSSESTEFKLVSGPDATFADFEYTLTFPLPNAVRVTLTGPDRPAPPHDNVILQYEPLPFNVKIDGCDATIPFPPTGKDGARRRELRLNWEDSILLSIWEEIEGSWVRIAGDLPSRSYALTEHGVMRHWWLEKDNVHLGMGEKAAPLDLTGRSFRCDGSDSAAYDAYETDPLYKHTPFLVSTPRAVSGKPTPSTYAIYHATNSNALWDIGRHHDDPWGYFKTFTQDWGGLEEWYLLGAGVREVTRTWAEVVGRPMLVGRDWLGYLASGMGLGESDEPIAQDLLAAFPDDCRKYGIPCSAIHFSSGYTVGEDGNRYVFTMNKKRYPDFKGLVGGLHRAGIKVVPNIKPYMLTSHPAYDSVLKADGLFYAPLAKGPVVTRIWSSGVGVNGKGSWVDMTSAPGREWWAAGVKSLIDLGVDGMWNDNNEYYLHDDEFLAANVFPHPLRQPAMAGKAKLGALGRMVNTEMVAKVSHDTLLRSHPERRPYVLTRSANVGAHKYACGTWTGDNWTSWKNLRGSQAIQLNCGISLMQSTGSDIGGFGGPLPSPELFVRWVQLGVTHARFCIHAFKPTPDDPSGASQTNLPWMYPSVLPVIRDAIKWRYEYLPFFNSLMWGSHEDAEPTNAWLGWGDFASDPEVYTDETLNGVDAWIGAGQLLSVPALHEGELTRTAYLPKASAEDDTIYFDLHAPYGQHRAGTRVTLATPLEHMGLLAREGVVIPTGKNYHTVTQREGPARTTPDGVDVQLDEEGGVVGLDDWRGVQIFPTTGKYAGRWIEDDGISAEPGRAVIELTYEGGEDVVVSAKFAEHDFKPLWGNTLHVFLPVGDERVVRGAETVSVNGRSAWLVDVSSPGTWVKV from the exons ATGGTCACAGTCGAACGCGAGCTCTCCGGTTTCAAGCCTGCGCAGCCGGGTCCGccctcgtccgagtccaCCGAGTTCAAGCTGGTCTCAGGCCCGGACGCGACCTTCGCCGACTTTGAGTACACGCTCACCTTTCCACTACCGAACGCGGTCCGTGTGACTCTAACGGGCCCCGACCGTCCTGCCCCACCGCACGACAATGTCATCCTACAATACGAGCCGCTACCTTTCAATGTCAAGATCGACGGGTGTGATGCAACCATACCCTTCCCTCCAACTGGGAAGGATGGAGCACGCCGGCGGGAGCTACGCCTCAATTGGGAGGACAGTATCCTCCTCTCTATCtgggaggagattgagggGTCCTGGGTGCGCATTGCTGGTGATTTACCATCGCGCTCCTATGCGCTCACGGAACATGGGGTTATGCGGCACTGGTGGCTCGAGAAAGATAACGTCCATCTCGGGATGGGGGAGAAggccgcgccgctcgaccTGACTGGCCGGAGCTTTCGGTGTGATGGATCTGACTCGGCTGCGTACGACGCGTACGAGA CCGACCCGCTGTACAAGCACACGCCATTCCTCGTGTCCACGCCCCGCGCCGTTTCAGGCaagccgacgccgtcgacgtaTGCCATCTACCACGCGACAAACTCGAATGCGCTGTGGGATATTGGGCGGCATCATGATGACCCTTGGGGATACTTCAAGACGTTTACGCAGGACTGgggcggccttgaggagTGgtacctcctcggcgcaggGGTTAGGGAGGTTACGCGGACATGGGCTGAGGTCGTTGGCCGTCCTATGCTCGTCGGGCGTGACTGGCTAGGATATTTGGCTAGCGGGATGGGTCTAGGCGAGAGT GACGAGCCGATCGCGCAggacctcctcgctgcctTCCCAGACGACTGTAGGAAGTACGGCATTCCGTGTTCGGCAATTCACTTCTCCTCGGGATATACtgtgggcgaggacgggaaTAGATACGTCTTCACGATGAACAAGAAAAGATACCCCGACTTTAAGGGGCTTGTCGGCGGCCTGCACCGGGCCGGGATCAAGGTCGTGCCCAACATCAAGCCTTACATGCTCACCAGCCACCCGGCCTATGACAGTGTATTAAAGGCCGACGGGCTGTTCTACGCCCCATTGGCCAAGGGACCGGTAGTCACGAGAATCTGGAGCtcgggcgtcggcgtgaATGGCAAGGGGTCTTGGGTGGACATGACGAGCGCCCCGGGTCGGGAGTGGTGGGCAGCCGGTGTCAAGTCGCTgatcgacctcggcgtcgatggcATGTGGAA TGATAACAACGAGTATTATCtgcacgacgacgagttctTGGCGGCCAACGTTTTCCCACACCCCCTCCGCCAGCCGGCTATGGCGGGTAAGGCAAAGTTGGGAGCGCTGGGGCGCATGGTCAATACAGAAATGGTGGCCAAGGTATCGCATGATACGCTCCTCCGCTCTCATCCCGAGCGACGGCCGTATGTCCTCACGCGGTCGGCCAACGTCGGAGCCCACAAGTATGCCTGCGGTACATGGACAGGCGATAACTGGACGAGCTGGAAGAACCTGCGTGGCAGCCAGGCGATCCAGCTCAACTGCGGCATCAGCTTGATGCAGAGTACTGGCTCGGATATTGGGGGATTCGGGGGACCGCTTCCTTCTCCAGAGTTGTTTGTGCGCTGGGTACAGCTTGGAGTCACGCACGCGAGATTCTGCATCCACGCATTCAAGCCGACACCCGACGATCCGTCTGGTGCGAGCCAGACAAACCTGCCTTGGATGTACCCCTCCGTCCTCCCGGTCATTCGGGACGCGATAAAATGGCGATACGAGTACCTTCCGTTCTTCAACTCTCTCATGTGGGGGAGTCACGAGGATGCGGAGCCGACCAACGCCTGGCTTGGGTGGGGAGATTTCGCCTCGGATCCAGAGGTGTACACGGACGAAACCTTGAATGGGGTTGACGCGTGGATCGGCGCTGGACAACTCCTCTCCGTGCCTGCCCTCCATGAGGGGGAGCTGACGCGCACTGCCTACCTCCCGAAGGCGAGTGCCGAGGATGATACCATCTACTTTGACCTCCATGCGCCGTATGGTCAGCACCGCGCAGGTACGCGGGTGACGCTCGCCACGCCGCTTGAGCACATGGGTCTCCTGGCACGCGAAGGAGTCGTTATCCCCACCGGCAAGAATTACCATACGGTCACGCAGCGCGAGGGTCCGGCCCGGACGACGCcggacggcgtcgacgtccaactcgatgaggagggaggcgTGGTCGGGCTCGACGATTGGCGCGGCGTGCAGATCTTCCCCACTACGGGTAAGTACGCGGGCCGCTGGATTGAGGACGATGGGATTTCAGCCGAGCCGGGCCGAGCTGTCATCGAACTCACGTAcgagggtggggaggatGTCGTCGTGTCGGCCAAATTTGCCGAGCACGACTTCAAGCCGCTCTGGGGGAACACGCTGCATGTCTTCCTCCCGGTTGGGGACGAGCGTGTTGTTCGTGGCGCAGAGACTGTCAGTGTGAATGGGCGTTCGGCGTGGCTCGTGGACGTGAGTTCGCCGGGAACGTGGGTGAAAGTATAA
- a CDS encoding uncharacterized protein (Trehalose utilisation), whose product MFSIGALLTTALAATVAFAKPNPASAPVSPRVLVFTKTEGFRHDSIPTAIEQLRKYGPDYNILFDFSEDATLFSDANMTKYDGVLFVSTSENILDGDQQGVFTKWLQSGGVYSGVHLACGTLQNMTAYKAAVGALFDYHPEQQVATFSPLTKDHPATADMPDQWSYSEEVYFFQSDPREMGATVLVTVDKSKLNNPNDSPDQPDIAGTPHPIAWYIEEPQYNYTLQGAPKHGRSFFTSLGHTNEVWQTDTFMYHVFGGLTWALDGASTRAYQVGIIGNDTTPPPPPPPQPENATSSSSDGTSKADVTKSSASPSFGSAGLLAATFALGAALLL is encoded by the exons ATGTTCTCCAtcggcgccctcctcaccacgGCACTCGCGGCCACCGTCGCGTTCGCCAAGCCCAACCCCGCCTCGGCACCCGTCTCCCCTCGTGTCCTCGTCTTCACCAAGACCGAAGGCTTCCGTCACGACTCGATTCCCACTGCCATCGAGCAGCTCCGCAAGTATGGGCCAGACTACAACATCCTCTTTGACTTTTCCGA GGACGCGACCCTCTTCTCGGACGCCAACATGACCAAGTATGACGGTGTCCTCTTCGTCTCTACCTCGGAGAACA TTCTCGACGGCGACCAGCAGGGAGTCTTCACCAAGTGGCTCCAGTCTGGTGGCGTCTATTCGGGTGTCCACCTCGCGTGTGGCACACTCCAGAACATGACCGCGTACAAGGCTGCCGTTGGTG CTCTCTTCGACTACCACCCCGAGCAGCAGGTTGCC ACCTTTTCCCCCCTCACAAAGGACCACCCCGCCACGGCCGACATGCCCGACCAATGGTCGTACTCGGAGGAGGTCTACTTCTTCCAGTCTGACCCCCGCGAGATGGGTGCAaccgtcctcgtcactgTTGACAAGAGCAAGCTCAACA ACCCTAATGATAGCCCTGACCAGCCGGACATCGCTGGCACACCCCACCCTATTG CTTGGTACATCGAGGAGCCTCAGTACAACTACACCCTTCAGGGCGCACCCAAGCATGGCCGCTCGTTCTTCACCTCGCTTGGCCACACCAATGAGG TTTGGCAGACCGACACCTTCATGTACCACGTCTTCGGCGGTCTTACGTGGGCCCTCGACGGTGCCTCGACCCGCGCTTACCAGGTGGGCATTATCGGCAACGACACgacccctcctcccccgcctcctccccagccCGAGAACGCGacctccagctcctctGACGGCACGAGCAAGGCCGACGTCACCAAGAGCAGCGCGTCTCCATCGTTTGGGTCGGCTGGGCTCCTCGCTGCCACCTTTGCTCTTggcgccgccctcctcctctaA
- the sec66 gene encoding uncharacterized protein (Preprotein translocase subunit Sec66) — protein sequence MATSLAVPIAYITVLVTSLAIFSRVYRRRRAAEKTSFEPWFPAHPARDIYITLLGAEPPVPESMLKSALLVRATADVKRIWRIKEDQAALQGLHQRGLVGDDTMARFAAAEKELEAEIVDVVSEANTFRQGWGSIIFATASEMANAERTRDTVINIGKAKAEQEKRLQLRAKLLGLPIHQADLSDPATAIKTGSPSPTQTPTPTPTPAAVVAGPTKRKGKKK from the exons ATGGCAACGTCTCTCGCAGTTCCAATCGCGTACATCACCGTACTCGTCACTTCACTCGCAATCTTTTCGCGAGTGTACCGCCGTCGACGGGCTG CCGAGAAGACGTCGTTCGAGCCATGGTTCCCCGCCCACCCAGCCCGCGACATATACATTACCCTGCTGGGTGCCGAGCCGCCCGTGCCAGAGAGCATGCTCAAGAGTGCGCTCCTGGTTCGTGCGACGGCCGATGTCAAGCGCATCTGGCGGATCAAGGAGGACCAAGCTGCGCTGCAAGGCCTTCATCAACGCGGTCTTGTTGGCGACGATACCATGGCTCGCTTTGCCGCTGCTGAGAaagagctcgaggccgagattgtcgacgTCGTTAGCGAGGCCAATACGTTCCGGCAGGGATGGGGTAGCATCATCTTTGCGACGGCTAGCGAGATGGCGAACGCTGAGCGTACGCGCGACACGGTCATCAACATtggcaaggccaaggctgaACAAG AGAAACGCCTCCAGCTgcgcgccaagctcctcggcctccccatccaccaGGCCGACCTCTCGGACCCCGCGACCGCCATTAAGACGGGCTCGCCGTCTCCCACCCAgactcccactcccactcccacgcCCGCCGCAGTCGTCGCGGGTCCCACGAAgcgcaagggcaagaagaagtaG